The following are encoded in a window of Methylicorpusculum oleiharenae genomic DNA:
- a CDS encoding phage holin family protein encodes MNKEAVKNEIPGSTAKPGDPANDSGVLEVALLLWDELRGLSVDRIRLAALEMQRAVDNLVSIIISGVMIAILLLSAWLGVLAAAVLVLIEVGITASSAILLAVAANLFLSLILFATIRRKRRFLKFTSTLRSLQPITPERLETEKSS; translated from the coding sequence ATGAACAAGGAAGCGGTTAAAAATGAGATACCAGGGTCAACGGCCAAACCGGGTGACCCGGCAAATGATTCTGGCGTATTGGAAGTTGCTCTTTTGTTATGGGATGAGTTGCGGGGATTAAGTGTCGATCGCATCCGTCTCGCGGCGCTTGAAATGCAGCGGGCTGTTGATAACCTGGTGTCAATAATTATCTCGGGCGTAATGATTGCCATTTTATTGTTGAGCGCTTGGCTTGGGGTGCTGGCTGCCGCCGTGTTAGTGCTCATAGAAGTTGGCATCACCGCAAGCAGCGCTATCTTACTTGCAGTCGCAGCAAACTTATTCCTGTCATTGATCCTGTTTGCCACAATACGCCGCAAGCGTCGTTTCTTAAAATTTACCTCTACTCTCCGCAGTCTTCAGCCCATAACACCAGAGCGTTTGGAAACAGAGAAGTCATCATGA
- a CDS encoding glycine zipper domain-containing protein — protein sequence MDTINKAAESAHETVDKIANATNQAADALGEKGEQLKNCEQRLVEDCRSYVHENPLTALAIAAAAGFVLSRLLSGR from the coding sequence ATGGACACCATTAATAAAGCCGCTGAGTCAGCCCACGAAACTGTCGATAAAATCGCGAATGCGACGAATCAGGCAGCAGATGCACTTGGCGAAAAAGGCGAGCAACTGAAAAATTGCGAGCAACGGTTAGTTGAAGATTGTCGCAGTTATGTTCACGAAAATCCGCTTACTGCGCTAGCTATCGCAGCAGCAGCCGGCTTTGTTTTGAGTCGTTTGTTAAGCGGCCGATAA
- a CDS encoding transglutaminase family protein, with translation MRRLQINHLTTYEYAETVTLLPHRLLLRPREGHEIRIESAKLIISPAHQLQWQRDVYDNAVAEATFTQPCNKLSIESHLTLQHYDSHPLNFLVAYYAVRFPFQYAAAELIDLGPYLATIFTQDKPRLSQWLRQFWVPGQVVETYLLLEWINKAIATGFTYQQREEPGVQSPATTLTHCAGSCRDFATLFIEACHYLGLAARFVSGYQYSPRLMKGQGSTHAWSEVYLPGAGWKGFDSTSGEVVGNNHIALAVSRHPELVPPVSGSFIATTEQMPVMHVLVEVTDISAMPLAHAV, from the coding sequence ATGCGCCGACTGCAAATTAACCACTTAACCACCTATGAATACGCTGAAACTGTCACTTTGCTGCCGCATCGACTCCTGTTGCGGCCCCGTGAAGGGCATGAGATTCGTATCGAATCAGCTAAGCTTATCATTTCTCCCGCGCATCAACTGCAATGGCAACGCGATGTTTACGACAACGCTGTTGCTGAAGCAACATTTACCCAACCATGCAACAAGCTCTCTATCGAAAGCCACCTCACGCTTCAACACTACGATTCCCATCCGCTAAACTTTCTGGTGGCCTACTACGCGGTGCGTTTTCCATTTCAATACGCTGCCGCGGAACTGATTGATTTGGGGCCTTATCTGGCAACGATTTTCACCCAAGACAAACCTCGATTAAGTCAGTGGTTACGGCAATTTTGGGTCCCCGGCCAAGTGGTAGAAACCTATCTTTTGCTGGAATGGATAAATAAAGCAATTGCCACCGGATTTACTTACCAACAACGCGAAGAACCTGGTGTTCAGTCACCTGCGACAACGTTGACGCATTGCGCTGGTTCCTGTCGCGACTTTGCAACCTTATTCATAGAAGCTTGTCATTATCTGGGCTTGGCAGCGCGCTTTGTCAGCGGCTATCAATACTCGCCAAGACTGATGAAAGGCCAAGGCTCAACGCATGCCTGGTCAGAAGTTTACCTGCCCGGCGCTGGCTGGAAAGGCTTTGACTCAACCAGCGGCGAAGTGGTCGGAAACAATCACATCGCACTGGCCGTGAGCCGGCATCCTGAATTGGTACCGCCTGTTTCCGGCTCTTTCATCGCTACCACCGAACAAATGCCGGTCATGCATGTCCTGGTAGAAGTGACTGACATTTCGGCAATGCCATTGGCTCATGCCGTATAA
- a CDS encoding glycine zipper domain-containing protein: METLDKISNSAHEAYDKVASAGAHAAEVMGEKGEQLKNAEQRLVKDCRGYISKNPMTSVGIAAAAGFILGRLMNQR; encoded by the coding sequence ATGGAAACGTTAGATAAAATATCCAATTCAGCGCACGAAGCTTACGACAAGGTGGCCAGTGCTGGCGCTCACGCTGCAGAAGTTATGGGCGAAAAAGGGGAGCAACTCAAAAATGCCGAGCAGCGATTAGTCAAAGATTGCCGCGGTTACATCAGCAAGAACCCTATGACGTCCGTTGGCATTGCTGCAGCGGCGGGTTTTATTCTGGGTCGCTTAATGAACCAACGTTAA
- a CDS encoding septal ring lytic transglycosylase RlpA family protein has translation MSNQKFNSHHTSSKALSYLILICVLTIAGCSQNETSEQSKSKQGDQGSSNTKPMHKEVGEASWYGPGLQGKQTANGQTFNQKELTAAHPSLPMGTKAKVTNLENGNKVNVTINDRGPFAEDRVIDLSRAAAKKLGMEEDGTTQVKIESKSTKKKSTVKTQ, from the coding sequence ATGTCAAATCAAAAATTTAACAGCCACCACACTTCATCTAAAGCACTGTCGTATTTAATCTTGATCTGCGTCTTGACTATTGCCGGCTGCAGTCAAAATGAGACGAGTGAACAAAGTAAGTCAAAGCAAGGAGATCAGGGTTCTTCCAATACTAAACCGATGCACAAAGAAGTTGGCGAAGCATCGTGGTATGGGCCCGGTTTACAGGGTAAGCAAACCGCTAATGGCCAGACGTTTAATCAGAAAGAGCTGACAGCCGCTCACCCGAGTTTACCGATGGGCACCAAGGCTAAAGTTACCAATCTGGAAAATGGCAATAAAGTTAATGTGACAATCAATGATCGCGGGCCGTTTGCAGAAGATCGCGTCATCGATCTGTCTCGTGCCGCTGCAAAAAAACTGGGTATGGAAGAAGACGGTACAACTCAAGTCAAAATTGAGTCCAAATCCACCAAAAAGAAAAGCACCGTTAAGACTCAATAA
- a CDS encoding lmo0937 family membrane protein: MLETLAILLVILWIFGLVSSYTLGGFIHILLVIAVIVVVLRIIRGRRIL; this comes from the coding sequence ATGCTCGAAACTCTAGCTATTCTTTTAGTCATCCTCTGGATATTCGGCTTAGTGTCCTCATACACATTGGGCGGATTTATCCACATTCTTTTAGTTATCGCAGTCATTGTCGTCGTCTTACGCATCATCCGAGGCAGACGTATACTCTAA
- a CDS encoding Crp/Fnr family transcriptional regulator, translating into MTKPIPEPHSPMQNHLLAALPSEIYDRILPHLEWVSMPTGKVLYESGDQLQHVYFLTTAIASLSYITENGAAAEVAGIGNEGVVGTSLLMGGKTALNRAIIHTGGSGYRLKEQLMMEEFNHTGPMRDLLLLFIQALMTQISQTAVCYRHHTVEQQLCRWLLLTLDRLPSNELTITQELIAGMLGVRREGVTEAAGNLQRAGLISYRRGHITVIDRLGLESHACECYSVVKKEFHRLLSP; encoded by the coding sequence ATGACTAAACCAATTCCTGAACCGCATTCCCCTATGCAAAATCATCTTCTTGCCGCACTACCGTCAGAAATATACGATCGTATTTTACCGCATCTGGAATGGGTATCCATGCCAACAGGTAAAGTGCTGTATGAGTCAGGCGATCAATTGCAGCACGTTTATTTCTTAACCACCGCTATCGCGTCTCTGAGCTATATCACGGAAAATGGCGCTGCAGCAGAAGTTGCGGGCATAGGCAACGAAGGTGTCGTGGGCACTTCATTGTTAATGGGCGGAAAAACCGCACTTAACCGGGCCATTATTCATACTGGCGGCTCCGGTTACCGGCTGAAAGAGCAATTGATGATGGAGGAATTTAATCACACCGGGCCAATGAGAGATTTGCTGCTGCTATTCATTCAGGCATTAATGACCCAGATTTCTCAAACCGCCGTTTGTTACCGTCATCATACAGTGGAGCAGCAACTGTGCCGCTGGCTGTTGTTAACGCTGGATCGATTACCCTCAAATGAATTGACCATTACCCAGGAATTGATTGCCGGCATGCTCGGGGTTCGCCGCGAAGGTGTCACAGAAGCTGCCGGCAATTTGCAACGTGCGGGATTAATCAGTTACCGCCGGGGCCACATCACCGTAATTGATCGCCTGGGCTTGGAATCTCACGCTTGCGAATGTTACAGCGTAGTCAAGAAAGAATTCCATCGTTTGCTGAGCCCATGA
- a CDS encoding BON domain-containing protein, giving the protein MQTKNTIKQHTLADKILVISCLSAVLGLVGCQQESTTEKAEQKIDQAAEKAEQKIDEATEKAEIKIEAAKESLDSKSDAAKETIQESSEASKAALENAGQKLDQTTETAEQKIEGAKESVIENAQIATEYIDDSVITADVKAAIASDSSFKASDIQVTTSQGVVILKGTVDSEQLIERAMSLASNQKNVKSVQTNLLVIVPAK; this is encoded by the coding sequence ATGCAAACTAAAAACACCATCAAACAACACACATTAGCCGATAAAATTCTTGTGATCAGCTGCTTATCTGCTGTCTTAGGTTTGGTAGGTTGCCAACAAGAAAGCACGACTGAAAAGGCAGAACAAAAAATCGACCAAGCGGCTGAAAAGGCAGAGCAAAAAATTGACGAGGCCACTGAAAAAGCAGAAATAAAAATTGAAGCCGCCAAAGAGTCTTTAGATAGTAAATCAGATGCTGCCAAAGAAACTATCCAAGAATCATCTGAAGCGTCCAAAGCTGCTCTGGAAAACGCTGGCCAAAAACTTGATCAAACCACTGAAACAGCAGAACAAAAAATTGAAGGAGCTAAAGAGTCGGTGATCGAGAATGCCCAGATTGCTACAGAATACATTGATGACTCGGTGATTACTGCGGATGTTAAAGCGGCAATTGCAAGCGACTCATCGTTCAAGGCCTCTGATATCCAGGTAACAACCTCTCAAGGAGTAGTGATTTTGAAAGGCACAGTCGATTCCGAACAGCTCATCGAAAGAGCAATGAGCTTGGCGAGTAATCAAAAAAATGTAAAATCAGTACAAACTAACCTGCTGGTTATCGTACCTGCCAAATAA
- a CDS encoding PAS domain S-box protein yields the protein MKANQKLLVSIAGALLLVALIALIVGTSFRALRQNENALEARGHFNEIIHRANTLESELRDAESGQRGYLLTGDETFLEPYLMVRDNIADHLNRLRQLNVPPTASKPLNALVPLVDAKMADLSQMIELRRNNDMARILTRISDGKGNQLMNAIQSEMRAFIQAKKAEQAGDEVTLQLNLKNLFAVIVTLSLLTLLFALSFPLLIYRKSQQRTKDLLHLETHHLLENQEAINKQLQQTNLKLQVSEERFSVTLNSIGDAVIATDALARVTLLNPLAEQLTGWTHAEAAGRPVYEIFNIINKQTRQPATIPLMETLAHGSIQGLTNHTVLIARNGDESDIADSCAPIRDRDNQVIGAVLVFRDVTKEYAAQQALHDSNAMIQTILNTVVDGIITLHARGGMLETVNPAAETMFGYSAAELIGQNFSELIPELDQDQRNGSLEYYSASKEARAVGLGLEVSGRRKDGSCFPMEIAVSEMWLGGERYFTGILRDITARKQAEETLIKAGALQNAIYNSANFLIIATDAKGVIQIFNVGAERMLGYAAAEVMNKITPADISDPQELITRAKELSAELFTPIMPGFEALVFKASRGIEDIYELTYLHKDGIRLPAVVSVTALLDAQDQIIGYLLIGTDNTARKRVEEERTLLNEALQDKNTELQSAKLFADKANRAKSEFLSRMSHELRTPLNAILGFAQLLEAGSPAPTDIQIIRLHEILKAGWYLLDLINEILDLALIESGKLSLSQEPVSLIDLIIECQAMIEPKLQERDITLTILPFDDASFIFADRTRVKQALINLLSNAIKYNCEHGTIEVKLSSTPPDRTRISITDSGMGLSQEKLEQLFQPFNRLGQENGNREGTGIGLVVTKQLVELMGGNIGVESKSGVGSVFWIELIRDDSSPFAGTQSLLKELLVPQTQTPGELRTLLYVEDNPANLMLVEQIIESLPHLQMLSARNANLGIALAKSHLPDVILMDINLPGISGIKALKILHDDPITAHIPVVALSANAMPRDIEKGLAAGFFRYLTKPIKIHEFMSALEDALQFAETDYSDKLKDHHETGQIK from the coding sequence TTGAAAGCTAATCAAAAGCTTCTAGTTTCAATTGCAGGCGCATTGTTACTGGTAGCGCTGATTGCGCTGATAGTAGGAACATCCTTCCGTGCGTTAAGACAAAACGAAAACGCACTTGAAGCGCGTGGGCATTTCAACGAAATAATTCACCGCGCAAACACCTTGGAGTCGGAATTGAGGGATGCCGAATCCGGTCAGCGTGGCTATCTTTTAACCGGTGACGAGACATTTTTAGAGCCCTACTTGATGGTGCGCGACAACATCGCGGATCATCTGAATCGATTAAGGCAACTTAACGTCCCTCCGACCGCGAGTAAACCGCTGAATGCGCTGGTACCGCTGGTCGATGCTAAAATGGCGGATTTATCACAAATGATTGAATTGCGTCGAAATAATGACATGGCCCGCATACTAACACGGATTAGCGACGGCAAAGGCAATCAGTTAATGAATGCCATTCAATCCGAAATGCGCGCTTTCATACAGGCAAAGAAAGCCGAGCAGGCCGGCGACGAAGTCACCTTGCAACTGAATTTGAAAAATCTGTTTGCCGTCATTGTAACCCTCAGCCTGTTGACACTCCTTTTCGCACTGAGTTTTCCTTTGTTGATTTATCGCAAATCTCAACAACGCACCAAGGATTTATTGCATCTTGAAACCCATCATTTACTTGAAAATCAGGAGGCGATAAATAAACAACTGCAACAGACTAATCTCAAGTTGCAGGTCAGCGAAGAAAGATTCTCAGTAACACTCAACTCCATCGGCGATGCAGTGATAGCCACCGATGCGCTAGCGCGTGTGACACTGTTAAATCCCCTTGCCGAACAGCTCACCGGCTGGACGCATGCGGAAGCCGCCGGTCGTCCGGTGTACGAGATTTTTAACATTATTAATAAACAAACCCGCCAACCGGCGACTATCCCGCTGATGGAAACCTTGGCGCATGGCTCAATACAAGGCCTGACTAACCACACGGTGCTGATTGCACGTAACGGCGACGAAAGCGATATCGCCGACAGCTGCGCCCCCATTCGCGACCGCGACAATCAGGTTATTGGCGCCGTGCTGGTATTTCGTGATGTCACTAAAGAGTATGCAGCGCAACAGGCGTTGCATGACAGTAACGCAATGATACAGACGATTCTGAATACGGTAGTGGACGGCATTATCACGCTCCATGCGCGCGGCGGCATGCTCGAGACCGTGAACCCGGCCGCTGAAACAATGTTTGGTTATAGCGCGGCTGAACTTATCGGTCAAAATTTCAGCGAACTGATTCCCGAGCTTGATCAAGACCAGCGTAATGGTTCCCTTGAGTATTACAGTGCCAGCAAAGAGGCGCGCGCTGTCGGCTTGGGACTTGAAGTGTCGGGACGCCGTAAGGATGGCAGCTGTTTTCCTATGGAAATTGCGGTCAGCGAGATGTGGCTGGGTGGTGAACGTTACTTCACCGGCATTTTACGTGACATCACAGCGCGCAAGCAGGCTGAAGAAACGCTGATCAAAGCGGGGGCGTTACAGAATGCGATTTACAATAGCGCCAATTTCTTGATCATTGCCACCGATGCAAAAGGCGTCATTCAAATCTTCAACGTCGGTGCGGAACGCATGCTGGGTTACGCGGCCGCCGAGGTCATGAACAAGATCACACCGGCCGATATTTCTGACCCGCAAGAATTGATAACCCGCGCCAAGGAATTGAGTGCCGAGCTGTTCACGCCCATTATGCCGGGCTTTGAAGCCTTGGTATTTAAAGCCTCGCGCGGTATTGAAGATATTTATGAACTGACGTATCTCCACAAAGACGGCATCCGTTTACCGGCTGTAGTGTCGGTCACGGCCTTACTCGACGCTCAAGATCAAATTATCGGTTATCTGCTGATCGGTACGGATAATACCGCGCGTAAACGGGTAGAAGAAGAACGAACGCTACTGAACGAAGCATTGCAGGATAAGAATACCGAGCTGCAGAGTGCCAAGTTATTTGCAGATAAAGCCAACCGCGCCAAATCTGAATTTCTTTCCAGAATGAGCCATGAGCTGCGCACCCCGCTTAATGCCATCCTCGGATTTGCGCAGTTGCTGGAGGCAGGTTCCCCAGCGCCAACCGACATCCAAATTATTAGGCTGCACGAGATTCTTAAAGCCGGCTGGTATCTGCTGGATTTGATTAACGAAATACTCGATCTCGCGCTGATTGAATCCGGCAAACTCTCGCTGTCACAAGAGCCTGTGTCGCTGATTGATCTGATCATCGAGTGCCAGGCCATGATTGAACCGAAATTGCAGGAACGCGATATTACCCTGACTATTCTGCCCTTTGATGACGCTTCATTTATCTTTGCCGACCGAACCCGGGTGAAGCAAGCGCTGATTAATTTGCTTTCCAATGCCATCAAATATAACTGTGAACATGGCACGATTGAGGTGAAGTTAAGCTCAACCCCACCTGATCGTACCCGTATCAGCATTACCGACAGCGGCATGGGCTTATCTCAAGAAAAGCTGGAGCAACTGTTTCAGCCGTTCAATCGCCTGGGCCAGGAGAATGGCAATAGGGAAGGCACCGGCATCGGTCTCGTGGTCACCAAACAACTGGTCGAGCTGATGGGTGGCAACATCGGGGTGGAAAGCAAAAGCGGAGTTGGCAGCGTATTCTGGATTGAACTGATTCGCGACGACAGTTCTCCATTTGCCGGGACTCAAAGCCTGCTTAAAGAATTATTGGTGCCCCAAACTCAAACACCTGGCGAATTGCGCACCTTGCTTTATGTCGAAGACAATCCGGCCAACCTGATGCTGGTCGAACAAATCATTGAGAGCCTTCCTCACTTACAGATGTTAAGCGCACGCAATGCCAATCTCGGCATAGCACTGGCCAAAAGCCACCTTCCCGATGTGATTTTGATGGACATCAATCTGCCGGGTATCAGCGGCATCAAAGCCCTGAAAATTCTGCATGACGATCCGATAACGGCGCACATTCCGGTCGTCGCCCTCAGTGCCAATGCCATGCCCCGCGATATTGAAAAAGGACTGGCTGCAGGCTTTTTCAGGTATCTCACCAAACCGATTAAAATTCATGAATTTATGAGCGCCCTGGAAGATGCACTACAATTTGCAGAAACGGACTACAGCGATAAGTTGAAAGATCACCATGAAACCGGACAAATAAAATGA